From the Quercus lobata isolate SW786 chromosome 6, ValleyOak3.0 Primary Assembly, whole genome shotgun sequence genome, one window contains:
- the LOC115949902 gene encoding cellulose synthase-like protein G1, with amino-acid sequence MATLSLHTCKVQQPEATINRIHIFLHFTAILFLLYYRTTRLFLEKNVPTLAWSLISTSELILTIIWILIQAFRWHPVSRSAIPENIPGGIELPGLDVFVCTLDPKKEPTIEVMNTVLSAMALDYPPEKLSVYLSDDGGSNITLYAIKEACSFAKSWLPFCKKYGIKSRCPVAYFSSYADDERLLCSDEFRIEEQKIKAKYDEFKGKVEKVGGEDENNKVVPDRPPRVEIIHDNKNNEENVEDQTQMPLLVYVSRERRPSCPHRFKAGALNTLLRVSGVISNGPYLLVLDCDMYCNDPTSARQAMCFHLDSELSHSLAFVQYPQIFYNISKNDIYDGQARPAYKTKWQGMDGLRGPLLSGTGFYLKRKALYGKPNQEDLFLSEPEKNFGTSCKFIYSLKGNNEQFVAKKDDSRDAILEESRLLANCAFEANTEWGKEIGFSYDCLLESTFTGYLLHCKGWISVYLYPKRPCFLGCTTIDMKDGMVQLMKWFSNLVQVGLSKFSPLTYGVSRMSVLQSMCYGYFTFSSFLSVALLLYGTVPQVCLLNGIPLYPKVSDPWFAVFVAIYTSSLFQHLYEVLSSGGSIMTWWNEQRIWIIKLISGCLFGVLDAIMKCLCRKKVDLSLTNKAVDKEKFEKYEKGKFDFEGAAMFLVPLLILVLLNIVCFFCGLRRVVIEKSLDEMFGQVFLSFFILILSYPILEGMVTKGKGK; translated from the exons ATGGCTACCCTTTCTCTCCACACTTGCAAAGTTCAGCAGCCCGAGGCAACCATTAACAGAATTCACATTTTCCTCCACTTCACAGCCATACTATTCCTACTTTACTACAGGACCACCCGTCTCTTCCTTGAAAAAAATGTTCCCACATTAGCATGGTCCCTCATCTCCACCTCCGAGCTCATCCTCACCATCATTTGGATTCTCATTCAAGCCTTCAGGTGGCACCCAGTGTCACGTTCTGCTATCCCGGAGAATATACCTGGAGGCATTGAATTACCGGGGCTTGATGTGTTTGTATGCACACTGGACCCAAAAAAAGAGCCTACAATAGAAGTGATGAACACTGTTTTATCGGCCATGGCACTAGACTACCCGCCCGAGAAGCTCTCAGTGTATCTTTCAGATGATGGGGGTTCTAATATTACATTGTATGCTATAAAAGAAGCATGTTCTTTTGCTAAGTCATGGCTACCATTTTGTAAGAAATATGGGATTAAGTCAAGGTGCCCTGTGGCTTATTTCTCATCATATGCTGATGATGAGCGGCTTCTTTGCAGTGATGAGTTCAGGATAGAGGAGCAGAAAATCAAG GCCAAATATGATGAATTCAAAGGAAAAGTTGAGAAAGTTGGTGGCGAAGATGAAAACAACAAAGTTGTGCCAGACCGCCCACCGCGCGTCGAG ataatacATGACAACAAAAACAACGAAGAGAACGTTGAGGACCAAACTCAGATGCCTCTTCTTGTCTATGTCTCTCGGGAAAGAAGACCATCATGCCCTCATCGTTTTAAAGCCGGAGCCCTCAACACCTTG CTTCGAGTTTCGGGAGTAATCAGCAATGGCCCCTACTTATTGGTGCTAGACTGTGACATGTACTGCAATGATCCTACATCTGCTCGCCAAGCAATGTGCTTCCATCTTGATTCCGAGTTATCTCACTCACTTGCCTTTGTTCAATACCCTCAAATTTTCTACAATATTAGCAAGAATGACATATATGATGGTCAAGCAAGACCTGCTTACAAG ACAAAGTGGCAAGGCATGGATGGGCTAAGAGGGCCATTACTCTCTGGAACTGGCTTTTACTTGAAAAGGAAGGCATTATATGGGAAACCTAATCAAGAAG ATTTGTTTCTATCTGAGCCTGAAAAGAATTTTGGTACTTCCTGCAAGTTCATATACTCGCTAAAGGGCAATAATGAACAATTTGTAGCCAAGAAGGACGATTCAAGGGATGCAATTTTAGAAGAGTCCAGACTCTTAGCTAATTGTGCATTTGAAGCAAACACAGAATGGGGAAAAGAG ATAGGATTCTCGTATGATTGTTTGTTGGAGAGTACATTCACAGGGTATCTTTTGCACTGCAAGGGGTGGATATCAGTGTATCTTTACCCCAAGAGACCATGTTTCTTAGGGTGTACCACCATTGATATGAAGGATGGCATGGTTCAGCTTATGAAGTGGTTTTCCAATTTGGTACAGGTTGGGCTCTCGAAATTCAGTCCTCTTACATATGGGGTTTCAAGAATGTCCGTTCTTCAAAGCATGTGTTATGGATACTTCACTTTCTCATCCTTTCTCTCTGTCGCTCTTCTCTTATATGGCACGGTTCCTCAAGTGTGTCTCCTGAATGGCATTCCTTTATACCCTAAG GTTTCAGACCCATGGTTTGCTGTGTTTGTGGCAATTTACACGTCCTCCCTTTTCCAGCACTTATATGAGGTCCTCTCAAGTGGTGGCTCAATTATGACTTGGTGGAATGAACAAAGAATTTGGATAATAAAGTTAATTTCTGGGTGCTTATTTGGAGTTCTGGATGCCATCATGAAGTGTTTATGCAGAAAGAAAGTGGATTTAAGCTTAACAAATAAAGCTGTTgacaaagaaaagtttgagaAATATGAAAAAGGTAAGTTCGATTTTGAAGGGGCTGCCATGTTCCTGGTCCCCTTGTTAATACTGGTCCTATTAAACATTGTTTGCTTCTTTTGTGGGCTAAGAAGAGTGGTAATTGAGAAGAGTTTGGATGAGATGTTTGGACAAGTTTTCCTTTCGTTCTTCATTCTAATTCTGAGTTATCCGATTCTTGAAGGAATGGTGacaaaaggaaagggaaaataG